One genomic segment of Streptomyces sp. RKND-216 includes these proteins:
- the argF gene encoding ornithine carbamoyltransferase, which yields MATDLTGRHFLKEVDFTPGELRHLVDLAARLKAERKAGTEQQRLRGRSIVLIFEKASTRTRCAFEVAASHQGAATTCLDPSGSHLGRKESVRDTARVLGRMFDALEFRGSDQAVAEELAEHAGVPVYNGLTDAWHPTQLLADVLTMTEHCPKPIEAMAYAYLGDARSNMGNSSLVTGALLGMDLRVVAPRGLWPDDAVIARAREVAATTGARLTLTEDVAAGVRGADFVGTDVWVSMGEPADLWDERIALLRPYAVTAEVLRATGNDDVRFLHCLPAFHDLGTTMGQEIHQRYGLEHLEVSDEVFESERSVVFDQAENRMHTIKAVLVATLAGDAG from the coding sequence ATGGCGACAGATCTCACGGGCCGCCACTTCCTCAAGGAGGTGGACTTCACCCCCGGCGAGCTCCGCCACCTCGTCGACCTCGCCGCCCGACTCAAGGCCGAGCGGAAGGCGGGCACCGAGCAGCAGCGGCTCCGCGGGCGCAGCATCGTCCTGATCTTCGAGAAGGCCTCCACCCGCACCCGGTGCGCCTTCGAGGTGGCCGCCTCCCATCAGGGGGCGGCCACCACCTGCCTCGACCCGTCCGGCTCCCACCTCGGCCGCAAGGAGTCCGTGCGGGACACCGCGCGCGTGCTGGGGCGGATGTTCGATGCGCTGGAGTTCCGGGGCAGTGACCAGGCCGTCGCCGAGGAGCTGGCAGAGCACGCCGGTGTTCCGGTCTACAACGGGCTGACGGACGCCTGGCACCCCACCCAGCTGCTCGCCGACGTGCTCACCATGACGGAGCACTGCCCGAAGCCGATCGAGGCGATGGCGTACGCCTACCTCGGCGACGCCCGGAGCAACATGGGCAACTCCTCCCTGGTCACCGGCGCGCTGCTGGGCATGGACCTGCGGGTCGTCGCCCCGCGCGGGCTCTGGCCGGACGACGCGGTGATCGCGCGGGCCCGCGAGGTCGCCGCCACCACCGGCGCCCGCCTCACCCTCACCGAGGACGTCGCCGCAGGCGTGCGCGGCGCGGACTTCGTCGGCACGGACGTGTGGGTGTCGATGGGGGAGCCGGCCGACCTCTGGGACGAGCGCATCGCGCTGCTGCGGCCGTACGCCGTGACGGCGGAGGTGCTGCGGGCCACCGGCAACGACGACGTCCGCTTCCTGCACTGCCTGCCGGCGTTCCATGACCTCGGGACGACGATGGGGCAGGAGATCCACCAGCGGTACGGGCTGGAACACCTTGAGGTCAGCGACGAGGTCTTCGAGTCCGAGCGCTC